From a single Sediminibacterium sp. KACHI17 genomic region:
- a CDS encoding MBL fold metallo-hydrolase produces MHNPSLTITFLGTGTSSGVPMIGCDCEVCTSTNPQDNRLRSSVLIQSALTSLVVDTTPDFRYQMLRINNRRLDAVVYTHPHKDHLAGLDDIRAYNYFTKKPMDIYANTLTEEALRRDYYYAFSDTRYPGVPELNLITIDEQPFFVGDIPVLPIEVWHYKMPVFGFRFGDFTYITDANRIEESEKEKIRGSKILVLNALRKENHLSHFTLSEAVLLAEELKIPQVYFTHISHQLGLHEVINGELPSHMQLAYDGLQLRL; encoded by the coding sequence GTGCACAATCCTTCTCTTACCATAACATTTTTGGGGACTGGTACCAGTAGTGGTGTACCAATGATCGGCTGCGACTGTGAAGTGTGTACTTCTACCAATCCACAAGACAATCGTTTAAGAAGTAGTGTACTCATTCAATCTGCACTAACTTCTTTGGTGGTGGACACCACACCTGATTTTCGATATCAGATGTTGCGTATCAATAACCGAAGACTTGATGCTGTAGTATATACACATCCACACAAAGATCATTTGGCCGGACTAGATGATATTCGCGCCTATAATTACTTTACGAAAAAGCCCATGGATATTTATGCCAATACCTTGACAGAGGAGGCATTGCGCAGAGATTATTATTATGCGTTTTCTGATACACGATATCCTGGTGTGCCTGAGTTGAATTTGATCACTATTGATGAACAACCTTTTTTTGTTGGCGATATACCTGTGTTACCGATAGAAGTTTGGCATTACAAGATGCCTGTATTTGGTTTTCGTTTTGGTGATTTTACTTATATCACGGATGCTAATCGTATCGAAGAATCAGAGAAAGAAAAAATACGCGGCTCAAAAATATTGGTATTGAATGCACTTCGAAAAGAAAATCATCTTTCACATTTTACATTGAGTGAAGCAGTATTACTTGCGGAGGAATTAAAAATACCTCAGGTATATTTTACACATATTAGTCATCAGTTAGGTTTACACGAAGTAATCAATGGCGAATTACCTTCTCATATGCAACTGGCATATGACGGATTGCAATTGAGATTATAA
- a CDS encoding helix-hairpin-helix domain-containing protein, giving the protein MQKKSRAYDQFSKKERLGILAFVVIVLLLLLTPYLIPLQPLPDLSVMTKQGKKWKAMLDDEHNTEETHPNTIPLYPFDPNNLSIEEWQRLGVPVGVAKRIINYVNKGGQFRKPEDLRKIWGMPQLMADRLIPYVRTNYKEPDFKQTTRNIQAIDINTADLEAWKSLPGIGEVLAERIIKCREQSDGFSNMEELSAVYGLKDSLLKQLAPYLQIHQSSLKKLPLNRASAYQIVSKTGISIEVAKAIVRRRQEQGWFAEMDQLLEVPGFTKDWLSRFHALFFIE; this is encoded by the coding sequence ATGCAGAAGAAGTCACGCGCTTACGACCAGTTCAGCAAGAAGGAACGCTTGGGTATCCTTGCTTTCGTGGTCATTGTTTTGTTGTTATTGCTCACCCCATACTTGATCCCACTCCAACCATTACCTGATTTATCTGTAATGACCAAACAAGGAAAAAAATGGAAAGCTATGCTGGATGATGAACATAATACAGAAGAGACACATCCCAATACGATTCCCTTGTATCCTTTTGATCCCAATAACCTTTCGATAGAAGAATGGCAAAGATTAGGAGTGCCTGTTGGTGTGGCTAAGCGGATCATCAATTATGTAAATAAGGGTGGACAATTTCGCAAACCAGAAGACCTGCGGAAAATATGGGGTATGCCACAATTAATGGCTGACCGTTTGATTCCTTATGTCAGAACCAATTACAAAGAGCCTGATTTCAAGCAAACAACGCGCAATATTCAGGCTATTGATATCAATACAGCAGATCTGGAAGCTTGGAAATCTTTGCCCGGTATCGGAGAGGTGCTCGCCGAGAGAATCATCAAATGCAGAGAGCAATCAGATGGCTTTAGTAATATGGAGGAATTGAGTGCTGTTTATGGATTAAAGGATAGTCTTTTGAAACAATTGGCGCCTTATTTGCAGATCCATCAGTCGAGTCTGAAAAAGTTACCGTTGAATCGAGCGTCCGCTTATCAGATCGTTTCCAAAACAGGTATTTCCATCGAAGTTGCAAAAGCAATTGTACGTCGACGTCAGGAACAAGGTTGGTTCGCTGAGATGGATCAGTTATTGGAAGTACCCGGGTTTACGAAAGATTGGTTGAGCCGATTCCATGCACTATTCTTCATTGAATAA